The genome window CGGTTGCACCAAGTAAAGTTTGGTGTTTCAAGCCTTTTTTTAATCCCGCAACTAATTGTTCTATCGCTCTAGGTTGGTCTCCTTGTGGGCTATACTTAGAAACTAACTCAAATTTATCCTTCAACTCGGATTCCCCCTATTCTGTATCTGTCCGATTCTGGTATCTGAAAAGCTTTGTTTGTAAAAGGTCTAGCAAAGCAAAAAGCGGATTTTTCAGATCCGTTAATGTTTCTATTTTATCATAAATATTTTAATTAGCCTAGCAAAAACCGAACATATTTTCGCATTTGTTGAAAAATAAAAAACGCAACCTGTTGATTACGCTTTTCTTTATTTTATCACTTTTACGCTTTTCTACCTATATATTTGCTTTGTTAAAAATCACTGCCACTCTTCTTTAAACGTCGCAACATATACGTTGCAAGCACAAAACCAATGGTCATCGAAAAAGCATCAATAATAATTAGCCACATAGAACTCGTATAACCTAACTTGGCAGAAGCAGCAATCAAAATCACCATCAAAAGCAAGCCGACATAACGATTATAAGTGATTCTCGCAAAAAGAATAACAAGGAGGCAAGGGAAAATAAGCGCAGATATAATTTGATCCATCTTACTTTCCTCCCCCTTTTTTATGCGTCTCGTAATGCTTTGGTCGTTATTTCCGTTGTAAGCTGTGGTAATTCTGTTTTTTCGATACCTTTTTCAGCAAGCATATCTGGTAAAATTTCTTTTAAAAAGTACTTAACGCTCGCCATTTCTCGGTACTCATAAATGGTTGCAAGTGCCTCACTATAGATTTCCACAAAAATATTTTCTGGATTTCCTTTTTGAATTTCGCCAAAGGATTCATATAACAAATCTACTTTATCAGAAATTGCGAGGATTTTCCCTTCCAACGTACTGTCCTTACCTTCTTTTAGCAAATGACGATAAATCGGCTGGTACGTTTCTGGAATTTCCCGTTCAATAAAGTTTTTTGTCATGCTTTCTTCCACTTCGGAAAGCATTTCGCGGAGTTCTGTCGTTGCGTATTTTACAGGCGTTTTTATATCACCGATGAAAAGCTCTGAATAATCGTGGTTTAGCGCTTTTTCGTATAGCGCACGCCAATTCACTTCATTCCCAGCTTCTTCCTCTACAGCGCCGAAAAATTGAGCAATGGAAGTAACTTTATATGAATGTTCTGCAACAGAGTGCTCTTGATATTTAAATTTTCCTGGGCAACGATAAATGTTTTCTAAATCTGATAAACTTTGGAAATATTGATGAATTCCCATATTATCCCTCCATTCTTCGTTTTATTCTTCACGTTTTTGTTTTTTATTGGCCGGATTAGTGTTTTCGATTTCACGCATCATCAGCGCCGCAGCATAACCAATTAAAGCAATCATAGCAGCTGAGTAAGTTCTGAAGTTATCGGTAGCAAAGATAAAAATAATTGCTGAAAATAAAAGTGTCGTCAGTATTCCCCAGCTAAACAGCTTTGTCCCGCGAGCTGTCCCTATTTTCATATGTGAATAAATCCCGACATAACAAACGAGCTGAATCATAATAAATTGCACGATAGATAATCCGATGACTACCGTAAGATTGTTATTCCATATTACTGCTAAAATCGCAATAATAGTCATTACAATAATTCCAGTAATAACAATAAATTTCTGCATTGGTGATAATTTCTTCAAAATACTTCCTCCAAGCTTTTATTTGTTACTTACTTTACCATAATCTCTGTTTAATTGGGATAAAAAACACCCATCATTCCTAAAAAGGTTTTCTGAGCGTCCCACTTAATGATGGTGCACGTGTCGAATTGCTTGCGTAAGTAATTCTAATACGTGATTATCATCTTGCATATAATAAATCGTCGTTCCTTCACGTCTCGATTTCACAAGCCTTAAATTTTTTAAAAATCGCAACTGATGCGAAACTGTTGTCTGGTTAAACGCAAGTGTTCGCGCAATTTCATTCACAGAGTACTCGCGGTCCTGAAGCAAATTTAAAATTTGCACACGTGTTGGATCAGAAAGCGCCTTAAAAATCTGCGTGACACTAAATAGCGTTTCTTCATCTAAAGGTTGTTTTGCGTTTTCCATTGAATATCACTCCATTTTCCATATATGTTCATATACTCATATGATACTTAAATAGGAATGATTCCGCAAGTTTAACAACATCTCTACTAAAAAATGATTAAATATGAGCAAAAACAAGATTTTCTCTGTTTCAATGATATAATTTTTTTATCATTAAGAAAGGAGAGCTGGGGAATAAAAGGGTTTTAAATATTGAGAAGTTATTTAAACCGCCTAACACACCAAAAAGAGCCCGATTAACCTGTGGAAAGGAAAATCGGGCTTTTTTTTATCTGTTCAAATCTTCAATTTCGCCACTCTTCAAGTAAACAATCCATTCGCACACATTTGTTACATAGTCACCAATACGTTCGATATACTGGGAAACTAAGAGTAGTTGGGAAACATCTTCTATATGCTCTGGCTCTTCTTGCATGAAATGAATACATTTTTGATAAACGATTTTATGAAGCTTATCGACTTCATTATCTCGCTCAGCAATTTCGCGAGCTGCACCTTCATCTTCTGCAAGGTAAGCTTTTAATACATCTTGCAACATTGATTTTACAATTTCTCCCATTTCTGGTATTTCAGGAATTGGCTTTAAAACTTTACTTTCGCCAATTAAAATAGCTGTTTTAGCAATACTTACTGCGTGGTCACCAATGCGTTCTAAATCCGAACTTGTTTTTAGTACCGTGACGATTTTTCGCAAATCCATACCAACTGGCTGTTGCAAAGCGATCAGCTCAAAAGAGCGTTGTTCCAGTGAAAGCTCCATGTTATTGATTGCTTTATCTTCTGCGACTACTTGTTTAGCAAGCTCGGTATCGCGGTGTACAAGTGACTTGACTGCTTTAAAAATAGCTTCATTTGCAAGCATTCCCATTTCCATTAGATGTTGGTGCAAGTCGTTTAACTGTTCCGTAAAAATTTTTCTGACTACCATAATAACACTCCTTTATCCAAATCTTCCTGAAATATAATCTTCTGTTTCCTTTTCTGCTGGGTTGGTAAAAATACTCGTCGTATCCGCGAACTCCACGATGCGACCGTTTAAGAAAAAGGCAGTTTCATCGGAAATCCGGGATGCTTGTTGCATATTATGCGTCACAATGACAATCGTATAGTCTTTCTTTAATTCTAAAATTAAATCTTCTACTTTTGCTGTCGAAATTGGGTCTAGTGCCGAAGTTGGCTCATCCATCAAGATAACATCCGGCTTAACAGCTAGAACTCGTGCGATGCAAAGTCGCTGCTGTTGTCCACCTGACATCCCAATCGCCGAACGATCCAGCCTATCATGCACTTCTTCCCAAAGAGCCGCTTGACGCAAACTTCTTTCTACAATCTCATCAAGTACTTTTTTGTCTTTTATACCATGCATCCGCGGACCATAAGCAACATTATCATAAATCGAAAACGGGAACGGGTTCGCTTGTTGGAAAACCATACCCACTTTTTTTCGTAAGTTAACCATGTCAATTTTAGGATCTTGCACATTTTCGCCGCCAATATGGATTTCTCCGGTCGTTTTCACATTGGGAATTAAATCGTTCATTCGGTTAAGCGTTCGCAGGAAAGTAGATTTCCCACACCCCGATGGACCAATTAAGGCGGTCACTTGATTCTTCTTAATATTTAAAGCGATTTTTTGTAGTGCTTGTTTGGAACCATAAAATAAATCTACATCTTTTGTTTCAATGATATACTCTACTTTTTCAGCAGTTTCGGTTGTCATAAGAAAGCTCCTTTCTAGCCAAAGTTACCAGAAATATAGTCTTCGGTTTGTTTTTGTTGCGGATTCGTGAAAAGTTCGGATGTTCCTGAGAATTCCACGACTTCTCCTAGATAGAAGAAAGAAGTGTAGTCGGATACACGAGCCGCTTGTTGCATATTATGCGTCACGATAATAATAGTATATTTATTTTTCAACTCATTAATTAAATCTTCAATTTTGCTTGTCGAAATTGGATCAAGTGCAGATGCCGGTTCATCGAGTAACAATACTTTTGGCTGCATTGCGACAGCTCTAGCGATACAAAGTCGTTGTTGCTGTCCACCAGAAAGGGATAGTGCGCTTTTTCCTAAATCGTCTTTTACTTCGTCCCAAAGAGCTGCTCGGCGCAAACTTTTCTCCACACGCTCCATAATTTCTTTTTTATTCTTCATGCCATGACGTTTGAGTCCAAAAGCAACATTTTCATAGATAGATTTTGTAAATGGATTTGGTTTTTGGAATACCATGCCTATTTCTTTACGAACATTGTATAGATCAACTTCTTTACGATTAATATTAATGCCATCGTATAAAATTTGACCTTCCATACGGCAACCATCAATTTCATCGTTCATCCGGTTTAATGCTCTTAAATAAGTGGATTTACCGCAACCAGATGGTCCGATTAAAGCTGTCACTTTATTTTCGGGGAACGTTAAATCGACGCCTTTAATTGCATGATTGTCCCCATAGTATACGTGCAAATCCTCTGTCGCCATTGCAGCAGGAAGTGAATGAGGATCTGGTGTTGCTTGTAAAATTGTATTAATTTCAGGTTTCTTCGTTAACATCATTTAAAATCTCCTTTTCCTGGCTTTTTACGACGAGGTCATGCGTTTATAAACAAACTTTCCAAGCAAACGAGCTAGGACATTGAAAAGTAATACGGAAAGAATTAATACCGCAGAAGCTCCGTCAGAAACAGCTTGGGCATCTGGCATAATTCCCTCACCATTAATTTTCCAAATATGAACAGCTAAAGTTTCTGCTGGGCGGAAAATATTTAACGGTGAAGCTGGATTGACCGGGTTCCAGTCAGTGAAATCAAGAATAGGTGTGCTTTGACCTGCTGTGAAAATAAGCGCCGCTGCTTCACCAAATACCCGTCCTGCTGCTAAAATAACGCCGGTAATAATGGCAGGAAGCGCGGCTGGAACAAGTACTCGAGTTATGGTTTCCCATCTGGATAAACCGAGAGCAAGTCCTGCCTCACGCTGCGTGTTTGGAATAGCATTTAGCGCCTCCTCCACAACACGAATTAATAGTGGTAAATTGAAAATCGTTAGTGTAAGCGCCCCAGAAATAACGGAGAAGCTCCACCCCATTTGAATAACAAAAACAAGGAAACCGAATAGCCCTACGACAATAGACGGAAGTGAGGAAAGCACTTCAATCGTTGTGCGAATTAAATCTGTAATCCAATTTTTACGCGCGTATTCTGCCATATAGATTCCCGCACCGAGCGAGATAGGAACAGAAATTATCATCGTGATAACGAGCATATAAAATGAATTCCAAATTTCCGGACCGATTCCGCCGCCAGCTTGGAACGACTGTGGTGGGGTCGTCAAAAACTTCCAGCTAAGTTGCGGAACACCTTTTACTAAAATATAGCCTAATAAACCAGCTAAGATAATAACAATTAATACAGCAATAGCATAGAAAACGCCTGTTGCGATTTTATCTTTTGTTTTTACATTCATTTGACTTTCCTCCTACGTCCGATGAAGCGGATCACAATGATGAAGAATAGTGACATTGCTAGTAGCACCATTGCAAGTGACCAAAGGATATTATTATCAAGCGTACCCATAACTGTATTTCCCATACCCATTGTTAAAATACTAGTTAATGTGGAAGCTGGCTCAAATAATGATGTTGGAATAACAGCAGAGTTCCCGATAACCATTTGTACAGCAAGAGCTTCACCGAATGCACGTGCCATCCCAAACACAATCGCTGTCAAAATCCCTGAACGTGAACTACGAAGTACTACTTTCCAAATCGTTTGGAAACGTGTTGCTCCAAGCGCCAAAGAAGCTTCGCGGTAATGACGTGGCACAGATTTAATCGCATCTACGCTAAGTGAAGTAACCGTCGGTAAAATCATGACCGTCAAAACAACTGTCGCAGCTGCAATACCAAAGCCACTTCCCGAAATATGATCTCGAATAAACGGAACAACAACGCTTAGTCCAATGAATCCATAAACAACAGATGGAATACCAACTAAAAGTTCCATAACTGGTTGCAAAATCTTCTTACCAAACTTAGGTGATATTTCCACCATAAAAATGGCTGCACCGATTGCTAGTGGTCCTGCAATACAAGCGGCAAAAAGCGTTACTGCAAAGGAACCAATAATCATTGGTAAAGCGCCAACTAATGGATTACCACTTGCATCTTTTTGCGAAGGATTCCAGTCTGTCCCAGTTATAAAATCAACAAAAGACACTTTATTGACAGTAAATGTTGCTAAACCTTTCGATATAACAAAAAATAAAATAGACGCTGCGGCAATAACCATAATAGAAATACAGATGAATGTAATAATTTTGCCTCTAGTTTCTAGATGCGCCTTTTTAGAAGTTTGTGTAAGCTTCTTTTCTTTTATCGCTTCCAAGTCACGTAAGCTCCTTTCTCCTCCCATGTTTACTCCTAACATGGGTATACGTCTATCCCGATACTACTAGGATAGACGCCCATTTCATTCTTTTTATTTTACGTCAGTTAGTTTACCAGATGCATCGCGTTCCACTTTCATGGATTTGATTGATTGGTAACCAAGTTGTGGTACGATATTGTTTTGCACTTCATCAGAAGTCATGTATTTTAAGAAAGTTTTTGTTAGACCTTTTGGTTCGCCATTAGTATACATATGTTCATAAGACCAGATTTTCCAGTCGTTTGTTGCTACTTTATCTTCAGTTGGCTCAACACCATCTAATGAAAGTCCAACTACGGAAGCATCAATGTAAGAGAATGCTAGGTAACTGATTGCCCCTGGAGTTTCGCTTACGATTTTACGAACTGTACCAGATGAATCTTGTTCTTGTGCTTTAACTGGTGTTTTACCATCAAGTCCCCATTTTTCGAAAGTAGCACGTGTTCCGCTTCCTTCTGCACGGTTAATGATTGTAATTTTTTCGTCTTTACCGCCAACGTCTTTCCAGTTTGTTGTTTTGCCAGTGAAGATATCGATTAATTGTTGTTTAGTGATGTTTTTAACGCCTACATCTTTGTTTACTACTGGTGCCATTCCGACAACCGCTACACGGTGATCAACTAGTTTCGAAGCATCTACGCCGTCTTTTTCTTCAGCGAATACGTCCGAGTTACCAATTTCTACTGCGCCTTGTTGTACTTGTGTTAAACCAGTTCCAGAACCGCCGCCTTGCACATTGATTTGTGCTTTAGGGTTAGTGTTTGTAAATTCTTTGGAAGCTGCTTCAACGAGTGGTTGAAGTGCAGTGGAACCGACTGCTGTTAATGAGCCAGAAACTTCTTTATCCCCTTTTGTTGATCCGTTTGCTTTATCTGATGAACTGCTGTCACTTCCACATGCTGCGAAGACAAGCATTACTGCTGCTAACATTGCTACTATTCCCAAATACTTCTTTTTCATTATCTTATTCCCACCTTGTTTTTTTAATTGTTATTCCTTACAAGTATTACTATAACGTCTGAGATTTAAGGTGGTGTGTAGCTAATGTTAAGTAATTGTAAATAACCGCATTTTTTGTCGAAAATGTAAACTTTTTTATGAATATCTTTCAAACAGAAGGCAAACTAGTAAATTATTACACCAATTTTGTTTCTTTCGTAAATAAAATAAAAATATCCTGTCCGAAAGATTACATTCTTTCAAACAGGATATTTATTAGGCTTTTTTTGGTAAAGTAACACGGAATGTCGAGCCAACTTCTTCTTGGCTTTCTACTTCGATTCGTCCGCCGCAATTTTCGACGAGATGTTTGACGATGGAAAGTCCGAGGCCGGTGCCGCCTGAGTGTCTGCTACGTGCTTTATCCACTCGGTAGAAACGTTCAAACACGCGGTCAATATCTTTAGCCGGAATACCTATTCCGTTGTCTGTTACTTCTATTATAACTTCTGCCTCTTGTTCAATTAATTTCACTTCTACTTTTCCGTCCACTGGGGTGTAGTTGATTGCATTAGAAAGCAAGTTAATTAAAATCTGTTGCAATTTGTCCCGATCTGTTTCAATAGTAACGGATGGGATTGTTTTTTCCGGAATAATAACTTGAATATTTTTTTCGGTCGCCATTTCAAAAATAGTACGAGCAGATTGTTCGATTACGTCGTCCACCTCTACCAATTCAACGTTTTCCGGGACCGGATTTTGTTCAATTCTGGAAAGTGCAAGAATATCCATAATTAAACGGTGCAATCGGTCGCTTTCTTCTTTAATAATCGTTAGGAATTTTTTTAGTAGCATTTCGTCGTACATTGCGCCGTCGAGCAATGTTTCCGCGAAGCCTTTAAGAGCTGTCACGGGGGTTTTTAATTCGTGTGATACATTAGTGACAAATTCAGAACGGACATTTTCCAAATGGCGAATTTGAGTGATATCATGCAGTAATAAAATAATCCCAGTAATTTCCCCATTCTCCCCTAAAATTGGTGAAACACTTGCATCTAAAATCATTTCGCGTGGGAAATAAAGAATAATTTCTTTTTGTTGAATGGTTTTTGTTTCAAAAGTGGCTTCTATTAACTGGCTCAGTGCAAAACTTTTAATTACTTCATAAAATGGTTTGCCGGTGATTTCTGTCTCTCCTAAAATTTGATACATGGTGCGGTTGGTCATGATGACTTGTTTATCGACATTAATCAGCATTACGCCACTTACTAAGTTTTGGACAATAGCATTAAGTCGTTGTTCATTCTGCTTGATTTCAAACATTTGTGTTTCCAAACTTTCTGCCAATGTGTTTACACTAATGGAAAGATCTTGAAGTTCTCCGCTTATTTTCCCATGAATACGACTGTCATATTTATGATTGGCCAAATCTGTAGAAACTTCGATAATTTCGCGAACCGGTCTAGTGATTTTCCTAGCTATGAATACACTAATTGCCGCGATAATAACAAGCGCAATACCGAAAATAAGTGCTAAGTTACCCCAGAGTTTAGCGACAGCCGCGTCAACAGA of Listeria monocytogenes contains these proteins:
- a CDS encoding CsbA family protein; this translates as MDQIISALIFPCLLVILFARITYNRYVGLLLMVILIAASAKLGYTSSMWLIIIDAFSMTIGFVLATYMLRRLKKSGSDF
- a CDS encoding HD domain-containing protein, which translates into the protein MGIHQYFQSLSDLENIYRCPGKFKYQEHSVAEHSYKVTSIAQFFGAVEEEAGNEVNWRALYEKALNHDYSELFIGDIKTPVKYATTELREMLSEVEESMTKNFIEREIPETYQPIYRHLLKEGKDSTLEGKILAISDKVDLLYESFGEIQKGNPENIFVEIYSEALATIYEYREMASVKYFLKEILPDMLAEKGIEKTELPQLTTEITTKALRDA
- a CDS encoding ArsR/SmtB family transcription factor; protein product: MENAKQPLDEETLFSVTQIFKALSDPTRVQILNLLQDREYSVNEIARTLAFNQTTVSHQLRFLKNLRLVKSRREGTTIYYMQDDNHVLELLTQAIRHVHHH
- the phoU gene encoding phosphate signaling complex protein PhoU, whose amino-acid sequence is MVVRKIFTEQLNDLHQHLMEMGMLANEAIFKAVKSLVHRDTELAKQVVAEDKAINNMELSLEQRSFELIALQQPVGMDLRKIVTVLKTSSDLERIGDHAVSIAKTAILIGESKVLKPIPEIPEMGEIVKSMLQDVLKAYLAEDEGAAREIAERDNEVDKLHKIVYQKCIHFMQEEPEHIEDVSQLLLVSQYIERIGDYVTNVCEWIVYLKSGEIEDLNR
- the pstB gene encoding phosphate ABC transporter ATP-binding protein PstB, with amino-acid sequence MTTETAEKVEYIIETKDVDLFYGSKQALQKIALNIKKNQVTALIGPSGCGKSTFLRTLNRMNDLIPNVKTTGEIHIGGENVQDPKIDMVNLRKKVGMVFQQANPFPFSIYDNVAYGPRMHGIKDKKVLDEIVERSLRQAALWEEVHDRLDRSAIGMSGGQQQRLCIARVLAVKPDVILMDEPTSALDPISTAKVEDLILELKKDYTIVIVTHNMQQASRISDETAFFLNGRIVEFADTTSIFTNPAEKETEDYISGRFG
- the pstB gene encoding phosphate ABC transporter ATP-binding protein PstB, giving the protein MLTKKPEINTILQATPDPHSLPAAMATEDLHVYYGDNHAIKGVDLTFPENKVTALIGPSGCGKSTYLRALNRMNDEIDGCRMEGQILYDGININRKEVDLYNVRKEIGMVFQKPNPFTKSIYENVAFGLKRHGMKNKKEIMERVEKSLRRAALWDEVKDDLGKSALSLSGGQQQRLCIARAVAMQPKVLLLDEPASALDPISTSKIEDLINELKNKYTIIIVTHNMQQAARVSDYTSFFYLGEVVEFSGTSELFTNPQQKQTEDYISGNFG
- the pstA gene encoding phosphate ABC transporter permease PstA; its protein translation is MNVKTKDKIATGVFYAIAVLIVIILAGLLGYILVKGVPQLSWKFLTTPPQSFQAGGGIGPEIWNSFYMLVITMIISVPISLGAGIYMAEYARKNWITDLIRTTIEVLSSLPSIVVGLFGFLVFVIQMGWSFSVISGALTLTIFNLPLLIRVVEEALNAIPNTQREAGLALGLSRWETITRVLVPAALPAIITGVILAAGRVFGEAAALIFTAGQSTPILDFTDWNPVNPASPLNIFRPAETLAVHIWKINGEGIMPDAQAVSDGASAVLILSVLLFNVLARLLGKFVYKRMTSS
- the pstC gene encoding phosphate ABC transporter permease subunit PstC, coding for MEAIKEKKLTQTSKKAHLETRGKIITFICISIMVIAAASILFFVISKGLATFTVNKVSFVDFITGTDWNPSQKDASGNPLVGALPMIIGSFAVTLFAACIAGPLAIGAAIFMVEISPKFGKKILQPVMELLVGIPSVVYGFIGLSVVVPFIRDHISGSGFGIAAATVVLTVMILPTVTSLSVDAIKSVPRHYREASLALGATRFQTIWKVVLRSSRSGILTAIVFGMARAFGEALAVQMVIGNSAVIPTSLFEPASTLTSILTMGMGNTVMGTLDNNILWSLAMVLLAMSLFFIIVIRFIGRRRKVK
- a CDS encoding phosphate ABC transporter substrate-binding protein, which gives rise to MKKKYLGIVAMLAAVMLVFAACGSDSSSSDKANGSTKGDKEVSGSLTAVGSTALQPLVEAASKEFTNTNPKAQINVQGGGSGTGLTQVQQGAVEIGNSDVFAEEKDGVDASKLVDHRVAVVGMAPVVNKDVGVKNITKQQLIDIFTGKTTNWKDVGGKDEKITIINRAEGSGTRATFEKWGLDGKTPVKAQEQDSSGTVRKIVSETPGAISYLAFSYIDASVVGLSLDGVEPTEDKVATNDWKIWSYEHMYTNGEPKGLTKTFLKYMTSDEVQNNIVPQLGYQSIKSMKVERDASGKLTDVK
- the pnpS gene encoding two-component system histidine kinase PnpS encodes the protein MKKLWLKIGLSFFILFFVVMVIVGIFSGELMKSTYLNMKENQLEDDAKILLQTTNMENLDLDKDAATIQKSLDPLGEDIDARITVIDSKGDVVADTKKDPEKLDNHMNRPEVTDILKKGESVGISIRESDSLGYSMLYVAVPVKHQSKTDGVLRISISLESVDAAVAKLWGNLALIFGIALVIIAAISVFIARKITRPVREIIEVSTDLANHKYDSRIHGKISGELQDLSISVNTLAESLETQMFEIKQNEQRLNAIVQNLVSGVMLINVDKQVIMTNRTMYQILGETEITGKPFYEVIKSFALSQLIEATFETKTIQQKEIILYFPREMILDASVSPILGENGEITGIILLLHDITQIRHLENVRSEFVTNVSHELKTPVTALKGFAETLLDGAMYDEMLLKKFLTIIKEESDRLHRLIMDILALSRIEQNPVPENVELVEVDDVIEQSARTIFEMATEKNIQVIIPEKTIPSVTIETDRDKLQQILINLLSNAINYTPVDGKVEVKLIEQEAEVIIEVTDNGIGIPAKDIDRVFERFYRVDKARSRHSGGTGLGLSIVKHLVENCGGRIEVESQEEVGSTFRVTLPKKA